In bacterium, a genomic segment contains:
- a CDS encoding zf-TFIIB domain-containing protein, which produces MTRKASESEEEYFARLEFERRKHVEEEKHRQMAAEERRKRQELHYMHCPKCGMKLIEIDYKSLKIDRCSACDGVWLDAGELEAAVELEKGLLGRIFGL; this is translated from the coding sequence ATGACCCGAAAAGCGTCCGAAAGCGAAGAGGAGTATTTCGCAAGGCTCGAGTTCGAGCGGAGAAAGCATGTCGAGGAGGAGAAGCACCGGCAGATGGCCGCGGAGGAGAGGAGGAAGCGGCAGGAACTGCACTACATGCACTGCCCCAAGTGCGGGATGAAGCTGATCGAGATCGACTACAAGAGCCTGAAGATCGACCGGTGCTCCGCGTGCGACGGCGTCTGGCTGGACGCGGGGGAGCTCGAGGCCGCCGTCGAACTCGAAAAAGGATTGCTGGGGAGGATCTTCGGCCTTTAG
- a CDS encoding GNAT family N-acetyltransferase: MTRIRRIEPGDREAIRELIAGTDAFKPFELDVAMELVDVALTQSGQDDYHPYVLVEDDGTVVAYACFGKNAMTTGTFDLYWIATRTDRMGKGYGRAILSFVEEEVRRRAGYLLVIETSSKESYGSTRQFYDKVGCTLAARLPDYYAEGDDKLIYLKRVG, encoded by the coding sequence GTGACGCGCATCCGCCGCATCGAGCCGGGGGACCGCGAGGCGATCCGGGAACTCATCGCGGGGACCGACGCGTTCAAGCCGTTCGAGCTGGACGTGGCGATGGAGCTGGTGGACGTCGCGCTCACGCAGAGCGGGCAGGACGACTACCACCCATACGTTCTGGTGGAGGACGACGGCACCGTGGTCGCGTACGCCTGCTTCGGGAAGAACGCGATGACGACGGGGACCTTCGACCTGTACTGGATCGCGACGCGGACGGACCGGATGGGGAAGGGGTACGGACGCGCCATCCTGTCGTTCGTCGAGGAGGAGGTCCGGCGGCGGGCGGGGTACCTCCTGGTGATCGAAACGTCTTCGAAGGAGAGCTACGGCTCCACGCGGCAATTCTACGACAAGGTCGGCTGCACCCTCGCCGCCCGGCTCCCCGACTACTACGCGGAGGGCGACGACAAGCTCATCTACCTGAAGCGGGTGGGTTAA
- a CDS encoding ATP-grasp domain-containing protein: MRVGLAFNVKPADTPDHLPEDAFEEYDSEATVAHIEHALSRLGHDVRRLPAGRGFADAARCAAPDIVFNVAEGEGGRCREAHVPAVLEMLGIPYVGSDPQTLCVTLDKPVAKRLVDHGGFPTPPFRLFRRAEEVDSLPFPFPVFVKPAFEGSSKGVRIASRATSLDQAREMVRFVTQTYRQEAMVEAFVPGAEVTVGVLGNDPPRVAGMMEIVPKTVPPAEFVYSLEVKRDWENRVAYRVPPALPGTVLSEIERCALGIYRALGCRDFSRIDFRLDASGAPHFIECNPLPGLSPGYGDLPIMADRMGIPYTSLVGEILSHALSRLGMAAS, translated from the coding sequence GTGCGAGTCGGGCTCGCCTTCAACGTAAAACCGGCCGACACGCCCGACCACCTGCCCGAGGACGCCTTCGAGGAGTACGACTCCGAAGCGACGGTGGCCCACATCGAGCACGCCCTCTCCCGACTGGGCCACGACGTCCGCCGTCTTCCCGCCGGGCGCGGGTTCGCCGACGCCGCGCGGTGCGCCGCCCCCGACATCGTCTTCAACGTCGCGGAAGGGGAAGGAGGGCGGTGCCGCGAGGCGCACGTCCCGGCGGTCCTCGAGATGCTCGGCATCCCGTATGTCGGATCCGATCCGCAGACGCTCTGCGTCACCCTCGACAAGCCGGTGGCCAAGCGCCTCGTGGACCACGGAGGATTTCCCACCCCGCCGTTCCGGCTCTTCCGGCGCGCGGAGGAGGTCGATTCGTTGCCGTTTCCCTTCCCCGTCTTCGTGAAACCCGCCTTCGAAGGATCCAGCAAAGGGGTTCGGATCGCTTCGCGCGCAACGTCGCTCGACCAGGCGAGGGAGATGGTGCGGTTCGTCACCCAAACGTACCGCCAGGAGGCGATGGTCGAAGCGTTCGTGCCGGGAGCCGAGGTCACGGTGGGAGTGCTGGGAAACGATCCGCCCCGGGTCGCCGGGATGATGGAGATCGTTCCGAAGACGGTCCCCCCGGCGGAGTTCGTCTACTCCCTCGAGGTGAAGAGGGACTGGGAGAACCGCGTCGCGTACCGTGTTCCGCCCGCGCTGCCGGGAACGGTCCTCTCGGAGATCGAGCGATGCGCGCTGGGGATCTACCGGGCCCTCGGATGCCGCGACTTCTCCCGGATCGACTTCCGTCTCGACGCTTCGGGCGCGCCGCACTTCATCGAGTGCAACCCCCTGCCGGGCCTTTCCCCGGGGTACGGCGACCTGCCGATCATGGCGGACCGGATGGGCATACCTTACACGTCCCTGGTCGGGGAGATCCTGTCCCACGCCCTCTCCCGCCTCGGGATGGCGGCGTCGTGA